A stretch of Cicer arietinum cultivar CDC Frontier isolate Library 1 chromosome 5, Cicar.CDCFrontier_v2.0, whole genome shotgun sequence DNA encodes these proteins:
- the LOC101490728 gene encoding LOW QUALITY PROTEIN: protein CPR-5 (The sequence of the model RefSeq protein was modified relative to this genomic sequence to represent the inferred CDS: deleted 1 base in 1 codon) has protein sequence MEEDRCLHMAEIECCSQQSEPEVRPNNRESLDASETTSYSSSQLQKAKAKGKGVACKRRNPRVPVRRTKANNVAAIGFPLGMSFAAVMAQVLYRRDAAAESISPDHLSSMCSSAIKESLSSVFGDKLDGLATNFEQSFDSTLSTLRLIYESSAPSEGSKLNNVRMEYPSSKLNRGDCSHDIALENGQSGPLSHAYAEMLDQSIRREEVRDNFHMESVTRDLAMHGQSNQMVCFSPTSSGAMINNPVISTFEKSVMEQCRSNELKTIELGLTMKKLKLKETELALGYDLNDLQRSKLAVEVSKTSFKAEKFKTRLEDTRHGELNKKCIDCLIAGLLIMSFSLFMVLLFITMNGLMKPLNCVLQQRNLSLGGLQNQSLGSIQAFMSFGVKFEL, from the exons ATGGAAGAAGACAGGTGCCTCCACATGGCTGAGATCGAGTGTTGTTCCCAACAATCAGAACCAGAAGTAAGACCAAATAATAGGGAAAGTTTAGATGCTTCCGAAACGACGTCGTATAGTTCGTCACAGTTACAAAAAGCTAAAGCTAAAGGTAAGGGTGTAGCGTGCAAACGACGGAACCCTAGAGTCCCTGTTCGCCGCACCAAAGCTAATAATGTTGCCGCCATTGGGTTTCCTCTTGGAATGTCGTTTGCCGCTGTTATGGCTCAG gtGTTGTATAGAAGAGATGCAGCAGCTGAGAGTATATCCCCCGATCATCTTTCGTCG ATGTGCTCGTCTGCAATCAAAGAATCTCTATCCAGT GTATTTGGAGACAAGCTAGATGGTTTGGCAACGAACTTTGAACAATCTTTTGACAGCACTTTGAGTACTCTTAGATTAATTTATGAATCATCGGCTCCCAGTGAAGGGAGTAAATTGAATAACGTGAGGATGGAATATCCAAGTTCTAAATTAAACAGAGGAGATTGCTCACATGATATTGCTCTAGAGAATGGTCAATCAGGGCCACTGTCACATGCCTACGCTGAAATGCTAGACCAATCAATTAGACGTGAAGAGGTCAGGGATAACTTTCATATGGAGTCAGTTACTCGCGATCTTGCTATGCATGGACAATCAAACCAAATGGTTTGTTTTTCTCCAACCTCTTCTGGAGCTATGATTAATAATCCAGTGATTAGTACATTTGAGAAGTCTGTGATGGAGCAATGCCGTTCTAATGAACTCAAGACTATTGAACTTGGTCTTacaatgaaaaaattgaaattgaaagagACAGAGTTGGCTCTCGGCTACGATTTAAATGATCTGCAGAGGTCCAAGTTAGCTGTGGAAGTATCTAAGACATCTTTCAAAGCTGAAAAGTTTAAGACTCGGCTAGAAGATACGAGACACGGTGAACTAAATAAGAAGTGCATAGACTGTCTTATTGCTGGTCTTCTCATTATGTCATTTTCACTC TTTATGGTGCTTTTGTTTATAACTATGAACGGATTAATGAAGCCGCTGAATTGTGTACTCCAGCAGAG gAATCTTTCTCTTGGTGGACTCCAAAATCAGTCGCTTGGTTCAATTCAAGCTTTCATGTCTTTTGGTGTCAAGTTCGAGTTGTGA